From a single Chloroflexota bacterium genomic region:
- a CDS encoding S8 family serine peptidase, whose protein sequence is MNNHLQGRVKQLAAISLTIAAVGLLWLALSAGGNAPTVLAQTGGTPTPQAATEPVDGQGVENATISEGKIKPPQYPNMDSDLNRIIEQVQSGQFSAQVAAASAPIHDEQSVAVTLYITEGYAQDLWDWLEENGASPRNIGTDYIEAYIPVSLLPDASQQEGVISVRTIIPPQPAQGAVVSEGVEAHGVPAWHAGGIKGSGVKIGIIDAGFKGFAELMGTELPSTVEARCYTAVGVFTSSLTDCIPTERTESTKLHGTAVTEAAFDIAPEADYYIANVWSFGDLLETVEWMESEGVDVVNMSLGFSFHGPGDGTTPYSNSPLKTVDAAVRGGIIWVNAAGNQARANWFGNYSDTDTDNVHDFSATTKDECNGVRIELDPLEGFTAQLRWEGSWGGADTDLDLYLVALSGNTFILPDDAVAQSVTAQSGRASDVPFERIRIGYGDIPNGVYCLAVVKHSGEAPNWVQVLAWGASGALQHHTAAHSITNPAESSNPGLLAVGAAGRNSSISNPFDTTIIEPFSSRGPTLDDRTKPDIVGADAGQSVTYRTERNLNGYFFGTSQASPHVAGLAALVRQRFPQYSPQQTAQYLKDNAAPRGAAGADNIWGHGFAHLPASDAPTLTSTATPVPSPTPEPTATPTSTPSSTPEPTATPTLTPSPTPKPTATSTPTPSPTPESPDGSEIENRVKILEALIVTLQNAIDALTSRVAALELGASQPTPTPTQTPTPTATPLPPGVTPEPTATAEPTATPEPDPCFIDVPASSGLPIVLSGSWTQECVYSLSRERIEEITGIPLAAGARYYRYTGFEVTAVGSGAWTATLESSKDTALFLWEWDEENEGRVFVAGNDDIVRGNTNSKVSWTPTGGKVYYIDMTTYEPQTLGDFTLTVSSGSSGTQGMEVRGIQHDAMPSRLDRR, encoded by the coding sequence ATGAACAATCACCTTCAAGGGCGAGTCAAGCAGTTGGCGGCGATCAGCCTGACAATCGCGGCTGTCGGGCTTCTTTGGCTGGCGCTCTCCGCCGGTGGTAACGCGCCCACGGTACTCGCGCAGACCGGAGGCACTCCCACTCCCCAAGCTGCCACAGAGCCGGTAGATGGGCAAGGCGTGGAGAATGCCACCATCAGTGAGGGTAAGATTAAGCCGCCCCAATACCCCAACATGGACTCCGACCTCAACCGCATCATCGAGCAGGTGCAGTCAGGCCAGTTCAGCGCGCAAGTCGCCGCTGCGAGCGCGCCCATCCACGACGAGCAATCCGTCGCCGTTACTCTCTACATCACTGAAGGCTACGCCCAAGACTTATGGGACTGGCTTGAAGAGAACGGCGCATCTCCGCGCAACATCGGCACAGACTACATCGAGGCGTACATTCCTGTGTCGCTGCTGCCTGATGCGTCCCAACAAGAAGGCGTCATAAGCGTCCGAACCATCATTCCTCCCCAGCCCGCACAAGGCGCAGTTGTCAGCGAGGGCGTGGAAGCACATGGAGTCCCCGCGTGGCACGCCGGCGGCATCAAGGGCAGCGGTGTCAAGATTGGCATAATCGACGCGGGCTTCAAAGGCTTCGCAGAACTTATGGGAACGGAACTGCCCTCGACCGTGGAAGCAAGATGTTATACCGCTGTCGGCGTATTCACTTCAAGCCTCACGGACTGCATACCCACGGAAAGAACTGAATCTACAAAGCTGCACGGCACGGCGGTAACCGAAGCCGCGTTCGACATCGCGCCCGAAGCCGACTACTACATAGCGAATGTTTGGTCTTTTGGAGACCTGCTCGAAACCGTAGAGTGGATGGAGTCCGAGGGCGTCGACGTCGTCAACATGTCGCTTGGCTTTTCATTCCATGGGCCGGGTGACGGCACAACGCCATACAGCAACAGCCCCCTGAAAACCGTTGATGCCGCCGTGAGGGGCGGCATCATCTGGGTCAACGCCGCAGGAAACCAGGCTAGGGCAAATTGGTTCGGCAATTACTCCGACACCGACACCGACAATGTTCACGATTTCAGCGCAACGACGAAGGACGAATGCAACGGCGTTCGCATCGAACTGGATCCTCTTGAAGGCTTCACCGCGCAGCTCCGATGGGAAGGCTCCTGGGGCGGCGCAGACACCGATCTGGACCTCTATCTAGTTGCCTTGTCAGGCAACACATTCATACTGCCCGATGATGCTGTCGCCCAGAGCGTTACAGCGCAGTCGGGGAGAGCGAGCGACGTCCCATTCGAACGGATTAGAATCGGGTACGGCGACATCCCCAACGGCGTGTACTGCCTTGCCGTGGTCAAACACTCAGGCGAGGCGCCGAATTGGGTTCAGGTTCTGGCCTGGGGCGCGTCGGGCGCGTTGCAGCACCACACAGCCGCCCATAGCATCACCAATCCCGCCGAAAGCTCGAACCCCGGCCTGCTAGCAGTAGGCGCTGCCGGACGGAACAGCAGTATCAGCAACCCATTCGACACCACCATAATCGAGCCGTTCAGCAGCCGAGGCCCAACGCTCGACGATAGAACTAAGCCTGACATTGTGGGCGCGGACGCCGGGCAATCGGTAACATATCGCACAGAGCGCAATCTTAACGGCTACTTCTTCGGAACGAGCCAGGCATCCCCCCATGTCGCCGGCTTGGCAGCCCTCGTAAGGCAGCGCTTCCCGCAGTATAGTCCGCAGCAGACCGCGCAATACCTAAAGGACAACGCCGCGCCACGCGGCGCAGCAGGCGCCGACAATATATGGGGACACGGTTTCGCTCACCTGCCGGCGTCCGACGCGCCCACGCTAACCTCCACCGCTACGCCCGTTCCTAGCCCTACGCCGGAGCCAACCGCTACCCCGACATCCACTCCTAGCTCTACGCCGGAGCCAACCGCTACCCCGACGCTTACTCCCAGCCCTACGCCGAAGCCAACCGCCACCTCTACGCCCACTCCCAGCCCTACGCCGGAGTCACCAGATGGATCAGAAATAGAGAACAGGGTGAAAATTCTGGAAGCGCTCATCGTGACGCTGCAAAATGCCATAGACGCGCTGACAAGCAGGGTGGCAGCGCTGGAACTGGGCGCTTCTCAACCGACGCCCACACCGACGCAGACTCCCACACCGACTGCGACGCCATTGCCGCCGGGCGTAACTCCTGAGCCTACTGCCACTGCAGAGCCGACGGCGACGCCTGAGCCGGATCCTTGCTTCATTGATGTGCCGGCATCCTCCGGTCTGCCCATCGTATTGTCGGGTTCATGGACACAAGAGTGTGTCTATTCATTGAGCCGTGAAAGAATAGAGGAAATCACGGGGATTCCGCTAGCGGCAGGCGCCCGATATTATCGATACACGGGCTTCGAGGTGACTGCCGTAGGAAGTGGAGCCTGGACAGCTACACTGGAATCGAGCAAAGACACGGCGCTGTTCCTTTGGGAATGGGATGAAGAAAACGAGGGTCGCGTCTTTGTCGCCGGGAATGACGACATCGTGCGGGGCAATACTAACTCCAAAGTCAGCTGGACGCCAACGGGAGGCAAAGTATATTACATCGATATGACGACATACGAACCGCAGACCCTGGGCGACTTCACCCTGACAGTTAGCAGCGGCTCATCAGGTACACAGGGCATGGAGGTGAGAGGAATACAGCACGACGCGATGCCTTCAAGGCTGGATCGCCGGTAA
- a CDS encoding DUF805 domain-containing protein, with translation MEQYAVFEGRASRSEFWWYVLALLIVAFFVGIPAIFLSFIPYAPYILAYAFVLAVFTPSLAVVVRRLHDTGRSAWWSLGFVASLVYEPVSLLAPPGFDTLFWLVYVILLLYNILLLVFMALPGNSGENKYGIEGISEAL, from the coding sequence ATGGAGCAGTACGCAGTCTTTGAGGGGCGAGCAAGCCGCTCGGAGTTCTGGTGGTATGTTCTGGCACTTCTGATTGTCGCGTTTTTCGTCGGAATCCCTGCCATATTTCTATCTTTCATTCCTTATGCGCCCTACATCTTGGCTTATGCATTCGTCCTTGCCGTATTCACACCCTCTCTGGCAGTAGTCGTGCGCAGACTGCACGACACCGGGCGAAGCGCATGGTGGTCGCTGGGCTTTGTCGCCTCACTCGTCTATGAGCCGGTGAGCCTTCTGGCGCCGCCCGGATTCGACACGCTGTTTTGGCTCGTCTATGTCATACTCTTGCTTTACAACATCCTGCTCTTGGTTTTCATGGCGCTGCCCGGCAATAGTGGAGAGAATAAGTACGGCATCGAAGGCATTTCTGAAGCGCTATGA
- a CDS encoding LLM class flavin-dependent oxidoreductase, with amino-acid sequence MKFALFTHVPWPEGESPARLFAECVEQAVFGERLGFHSFWIAEHHFSRYSLGSSSLVLAAAIASRTERVRLGTGVLIPTLHNPIRLAEDTATLDCVSGGRLDVGFGRGTFGYEYGGFGVDEDEAHARFRESVRIVQGLWTTQEFSHEGEFYTMNKLNLVPPPLQSPHPPIYIAASYTQQTLEFLVRNGYKLCIAVVQDTQQSLALCQRYLSMRAEEGMEATLDDVPFFRYFYVAETEEQARADTASHINWILDIMQWRRIFSESSEVPYRIADWRREREELPLSFDYISDNRAFIGTPEQCAAKIAELQAQGVEYFGCNFAMGGIPHDKVMRSMRLFADEVMPRFAD; translated from the coding sequence ATGAAATTCGCATTATTCACCCATGTGCCCTGGCCCGAAGGTGAATCTCCGGCGCGTCTGTTCGCCGAGTGCGTGGAGCAGGCGGTGTTCGGCGAGCGGCTCGGCTTTCACAGCTTCTGGATTGCCGAGCACCACTTCTCTCGTTACAGCCTTGGCTCGTCGTCGCTGGTGCTGGCAGCGGCGATAGCGTCTCGCACGGAGCGCGTACGGCTCGGCACGGGCGTGCTCATTCCCACGCTGCACAACCCGATACGCCTCGCAGAAGACACCGCGACACTCGACTGCGTGAGCGGAGGGCGGCTCGATGTGGGCTTCGGGCGCGGCACTTTCGGCTACGAATACGGCGGCTTTGGAGTGGACGAAGACGAAGCGCATGCGCGCTTCCGCGAGAGCGTGCGCATTGTGCAAGGCTTGTGGACGACGCAGGAGTTCTCGCACGAGGGCGAGTTCTACACGATGAACAAGCTTAACCTCGTGCCGCCGCCGCTGCAGTCGCCGCACCCGCCGATATACATCGCCGCGTCGTACACGCAGCAGACGCTAGAGTTTCTGGTGCGCAACGGGTACAAGCTTTGCATCGCCGTCGTGCAGGATACGCAGCAGTCGCTCGCGCTGTGCCAACGCTACCTGTCGATGCGCGCCGAAGAGGGCATGGAAGCCACGCTCGACGATGTGCCGTTCTTCCGCTACTTCTATGTCGCGGAGACGGAAGAGCAGGCGCGCGCGGACACGGCATCGCACATCAACTGGATATTGGACATCATGCAGTGGCGGCGCATATTCAGCGAAAGCAGCGAAGTGCCGTACCGCATAGCGGACTGGCGCCGCGAGCGCGAAGAACTGCCGCTGAGCTTCGATTACATCAGCGACAACCGCGCCTTCATCGGCACGCCGGAGCAGTGCGCCGCGAAGATTGCGGAACTGCAAGCGCAGGGCGTCGAGTACTTCGGCTGCAACTTCGCTATGGGCGGCATACCGCACGACAAGGTGATGCGTTCGATGCGGCTGTTCGCGGATGAGGTGATGCCGCGGTTCGCGGATTGA
- a CDS encoding IS200/IS605 family element transposase accessory protein TnpB has protein sequence MCYIACMGKAQTTYQVRAKVSKSGHILLNERLDEARFEYNATLEDRRRAYKLLGLSIKKQSAGVVKNREPLNRTLSELHRLEHELTKLEAADADKRKIEEARRAVSRWWRDWRDDRMKERWPSVAEIESDDGNHYYGKRSDTRRLINSGRILTETRNGKTLLPRRARVGIIERADFAYDGFFQRLTRGSTPGFPRFKGKDRFRTISTNSGAENYLSYNPQSRKGMVRIKGFPTLRFMSKRELSLDEQGKVVQPSQISITRKRTGVYLSLTYPVDVEPQREGMPHAPIGIDRGIHALMAFSDGRLSIPGLNENAKARRKRKRKAQRKVNRAGVAKDGKGGKQVTCGKEVRRKRNRGNGEYIHFTNGRRKAVEALGRVSERDTLGHRQRLHRYTSEIVKSSDFIAVENLNIANMTKSAAGDADNPGKGVSAKSGLNRSILEQGWGYIAQMLEYKAGRAGIPFVKVEPAYTSQTCAVCGVIDAASRRKRRFDCVACDYENDADINGAINVLSRALVERYGRGEAQPLIERLIPWESGKNALRGNDDSARLKSKTEGLPECRRHAKGLPRGQLRLL, from the coding sequence ATGTGTTATATTGCGTGCATGGGAAAAGCACAGACGACATACCAAGTACGCGCGAAGGTGTCTAAGTCCGGTCATATCTTACTCAATGAGCGGCTGGATGAGGCGCGCTTTGAGTATAACGCCACGCTTGAAGACAGGCGCAGAGCGTACAAACTGCTTGGTTTGTCCATAAAGAAGCAAAGCGCAGGAGTTGTGAAAAACCGCGAACCTCTTAATCGTACATTATCCGAACTTCACCGTCTGGAGCACGAGCTTACTAAACTTGAAGCCGCCGATGCGGACAAACGCAAGATTGAAGAGGCTAGGCGCGCGGTAAGTAGATGGTGGCGGGACTGGCGCGACGACCGCATGAAGGAACGATGGCCGAGCGTAGCAGAAATAGAAAGTGATGATGGAAATCATTACTACGGAAAACGCTCGGACACACGACGGCTTATCAACTCAGGGCGCATCCTGACCGAGACGCGCAATGGCAAGACACTGCTGCCTCGTCGGGCACGCGTGGGCATCATAGAGCGCGCCGACTTCGCTTACGACGGCTTCTTCCAGCGTCTCACGCGCGGATCTACTCCGGGCTTTCCGCGCTTCAAGGGCAAGGACCGTTTTCGCACAATCTCTACGAACAGCGGTGCGGAGAATTACTTGTCGTACAATCCTCAATCGCGCAAAGGCATGGTTCGCATCAAGGGATTCCCTACGCTGCGTTTCATGTCCAAGCGCGAGTTGTCATTGGACGAACAGGGCAAGGTAGTACAGCCGTCGCAGATAAGTATTACGCGTAAGCGCACAGGCGTGTACCTCTCGCTTACATACCCCGTCGATGTAGAGCCACAGCGTGAAGGCATGCCACACGCGCCCATAGGCATAGACAGGGGCATCCATGCGCTTATGGCGTTTTCGGACGGTCGTCTGTCTATCCCAGGGTTGAATGAAAACGCCAAAGCGCGGCGCAAACGCAAGCGTAAGGCGCAGCGCAAAGTAAACCGTGCCGGCGTCGCCAAAGACGGCAAGGGCGGCAAGCAAGTTACATGCGGAAAGGAAGTAAGACGCAAGCGTAATCGCGGCAACGGAGAATACATCCACTTCACCAATGGCAGGCGAAAGGCAGTCGAGGCTTTGGGGCGCGTTAGTGAACGTGACACGCTGGGTCATCGTCAACGCTTGCACCGCTACACATCGGAAATTGTCAAATCATCGGACTTCATAGCTGTCGAAAATTTGAACATCGCCAACATGACAAAATCGGCGGCTGGAGATGCGGACAATCCCGGCAAGGGCGTGTCGGCAAAGAGCGGGCTAAACCGCTCGATACTTGAACAGGGCTGGGGATACATCGCACAGATGCTGGAGTACAAGGCTGGGAGAGCCGGTATTCCCTTTGTGAAAGTCGAACCTGCCTATACATCGCAGACTTGCGCTGTCTGTGGCGTCATAGACGCTGCGAGTCGACGCAAGCGCAGATTCGACTGCGTAGCCTGCGACTATGAGAACGACGCCGACATTAACGGCGCGATAAATGTCTTGTCCCGTGCGCTCGTTGAGCGATACGGCAGGGGTGAAGCGCAGCCGCTCATCGAGAGGCTAATCCCCTGGGAGAGCGGCAAGAATGCCCTGCGGGGTAATGATGACTCTGCTAGACTCAAGTCGAAGACAGAAGGGCTCCCAGAATGCCGACGTCACGCGAAGGGATTGCCACGCGGTCAGTTGCGGTTGCTCTAG
- a CDS encoding Gfo/Idh/MocA family oxidoreductase, which translates to MNTVGIAIIGSTGIIGRVHIDAMRGLDTCRLVGIHARRQGPLRQQADELGTRLYPTLDDVLADDEVDAIVIATPHPSHMDITTRAAAAGKHVLAEKPLGVTPSEAEAQIAACRDAGVKLGVLFNNRFRPEAMKVRQLIDDGAIGEIYRSEMSSAMLRTQDYYDRLDWRGRWDAEGGGALLNQGIHGIDMYQWLAGMPQTVFGKVSTLKHNIEVEDYATALLGYAGGGHGVIHCNTAQAPNQQRIALWGERGAIFMDDWRITLRTLDTPLQQFIDTDKTIAFVSPSDTEAAFDFEPVSGGTHRPAIDDFACAIIEGRDPAVTGEDALRSQELVAAITMSGCRNEQVHLPINRAEYDTLLAELRRTGRLPS; encoded by the coding sequence ATGAACACAGTAGGCATAGCAATCATCGGCTCCACCGGCATCATCGGCAGGGTGCATATCGATGCTATGCGCGGGCTGGATACCTGCCGGCTGGTCGGCATACACGCGCGGCGGCAGGGACCGCTGCGGCAGCAGGCGGATGAGCTTGGCACGCGGCTGTATCCCACGCTGGACGATGTGCTGGCGGATGACGAGGTTGATGCCATTGTCATCGCAACGCCGCATCCGTCGCATATGGACATCACCACTCGAGCCGCAGCCGCCGGTAAGCATGTGCTTGCCGAAAAGCCGCTCGGCGTTACGCCGTCCGAGGCTGAGGCGCAGATTGCCGCATGCCGCGACGCCGGCGTGAAACTGGGCGTGCTTTTCAACAACCGCTTTCGTCCCGAAGCGATGAAAGTGCGCCAGCTCATCGACGACGGCGCTATAGGCGAGATTTATCGATCCGAGATGTCGTCCGCGATGCTCCGCACGCAGGACTATTACGATCGACTAGATTGGCGGGGCAGGTGGGACGCAGAAGGCGGCGGCGCGCTGCTGAACCAGGGCATTCACGGCATCGACATGTACCAGTGGCTCGCGGGAATGCCGCAGACGGTCTTCGGCAAGGTGTCCACGCTGAAGCACAACATTGAAGTCGAAGACTACGCCACCGCGCTGCTCGGCTATGCGGGCGGTGGGCACGGCGTCATACACTGCAACACCGCGCAAGCGCCCAATCAGCAGCGGATCGCATTGTGGGGCGAACGCGGCGCGATATTTATGGACGACTGGCGAATCACGCTGCGCACGCTGGATACGCCGTTGCAGCAGTTCATAGACACGGACAAGACGATAGCCTTCGTCAGCCCGTCGGACACGGAGGCGGCATTCGATTTCGAGCCGGTGTCGGGCGGCACGCACAGACCGGCAATCGACGACTTCGCGTGCGCCATCATCGAAGGCCGCGATCCTGCCGTAACCGGCGAAGACGCTCTGCGATCGCAAGAACTCGTCGCCGCGATAACCATGTCCGGCTGCCGCAACGAACAGGTCCACCTGCCCATTAACCGCGCCGAGTACGACACGCTGCTCGCGGAATTGCGGCGGACGGGCAGGCTGCCTAGTTAG
- a CDS encoding class I SAM-dependent methyltransferase, which translates to MSLEDILARDSPPEPWGEGDNIPWNDVGFSRRMLREHLTQSHDLASRRSEKIDAPVDWIHRELLHGKPTAALDLGCGPGLYASRLAQQGHHCVGIDFSPASIEYARAQAAEERLPVDYIQADIRAADYGTGFGIAMLIFGEFNVFKPTDAAHILRKAYASLSAGGMLLLEAHTYDAIRQFGSRRASWYAAESGLFSDSPHICLQENFWDANIAAVTRRYFIVDAVTGEVTRCAQSLKAYTADEYRAALQAAGFHEVRFYPSLHGEKDPSQPDLFAITARK; encoded by the coding sequence ATGAGTTTAGAGGACATACTCGCCCGCGATTCGCCGCCCGAACCGTGGGGCGAAGGCGACAATATCCCGTGGAACGATGTCGGTTTCAGCCGGCGCATGCTCCGCGAACATCTTACGCAGTCGCACGACTTGGCGAGCCGCCGCAGCGAGAAGATTGACGCGCCTGTGGACTGGATTCACCGTGAATTACTGCACGGCAAGCCGACTGCTGCGCTGGACTTGGGCTGCGGACCGGGGCTGTACGCCAGCAGGCTCGCGCAGCAGGGGCATCATTGCGTGGGCATTGATTTCTCGCCGGCTTCGATAGAGTACGCGAGAGCGCAAGCCGCAGAAGAGCGCCTGCCGGTGGACTACATTCAGGCAGACATTCGCGCCGCTGATTACGGCACGGGCTTCGGCATTGCGATGCTCATCTTCGGCGAGTTCAATGTATTCAAGCCGACGGACGCCGCGCACATCTTGCGAAAAGCGTACGCGTCGCTGAGCGCGGGTGGCATGCTGCTGCTCGAAGCGCACACTTACGACGCCATCCGGCAGTTCGGCTCGCGGCGAGCGTCGTGGTACGCGGCGGAAAGTGGGCTGTTCTCGGATTCGCCGCACATCTGCTTGCAAGAAAATTTCTGGGATGCAAATATCGCCGCCGTCACACGGCGATACTTCATCGTCGATGCGGTGACCGGCGAAGTTACACGCTGCGCGCAGAGCCTTAAGGCATACACGGCAGACGAGTATCGCGCCGCATTGCAGGCGGCAGGCTTCCACGAAGTGCGCTTTTACCCATCCCTGCATGGCGAAAAAGACCCGTCGCAACCCGACCTGTTCGCAATTACGGCGCGCAAGTAA